The following coding sequences lie in one Pseudomonas svalbardensis genomic window:
- a CDS encoding pseudouridine synthase produces the protein MRIDRFLSNLPRFNRKQVRLLLVEKRVRIDGKVVSDPHADVLEFSRVEVDDERLQVGKPARYFMLHKPSGCVSATRDPQHPTVLDLIHEPDKEDLHIAGRLDFNTTGLMLITNDGSWSRRLTQPQTKLPKVYYVETEQEIGPEYALKFTEGLYFAFEDLTTQPAELAVLGPTSARLSIVEGRYHQVKRMFGHFDNKVLRLHRESMGPLVLDSALKPGEYRALRTEEIQLI, from the coding sequence ATGCGCATTGACCGTTTCCTCAGCAACCTGCCGCGCTTCAACCGTAAGCAGGTGCGTCTGTTGCTGGTGGAAAAGCGCGTCAGGATCGACGGAAAAGTTGTCAGCGACCCTCACGCCGACGTTCTGGAATTCAGCCGCGTGGAAGTCGACGATGAGCGGCTGCAAGTCGGCAAGCCTGCACGCTACTTCATGCTGCACAAACCGTCTGGCTGCGTCAGTGCCACCCGCGATCCGCAACACCCGACCGTGCTCGACCTGATCCATGAGCCGGACAAGGAGGACCTGCACATCGCCGGGCGCCTGGACTTCAACACCACCGGCCTGATGCTGATCACCAATGATGGCAGCTGGTCGCGCCGCCTGACCCAACCGCAGACCAAACTGCCCAAGGTCTACTACGTCGAGACCGAGCAAGAGATTGGCCCGGAATACGCATTGAAATTCACCGAAGGCCTGTACTTCGCCTTCGAAGACCTCACCACCCAACCCGCCGAGCTGGCCGTACTCGGACCAACATCCGCACGACTGAGCATCGTCGAGGGCCGTTATCATCAGGTGAAGCGGATGTTCGGCCATTTCGACAACAAGGTGCTGCGCCTGCACCGCGAAAGCATGGGCCCGCTGGTGCTCGACAGTGCCCTGAAACCGGGCGAGTACCGCGCATTACGCACCGAAGAGATTCAATTGATCTAA
- a CDS encoding AbrB family transcriptional regulator produces MSDRTPFKAWWGTPLVGLLGGYLASQIGWPLPWMVGSLLAIILVRCLTPWQLAEIPGGRKCGQWIVGIGIGLHFTPVVMEQVLSHFGLIFFGALVTSLSAVVGVWLMRRTGEDRATAFFSSMPGGSGEMVNLGARNGAVLSRVAAGQSLRVLVVVLCVPAAFKYLLGDGAPLSHATVVDWRWLAILFPAGALAAWLWERLRQPNPWLFGPLLVSAAVSIGWDLHIGLPNGGSQIGQWLIGSGLGCHFNRQFFRRAPSFMGRTLIGTVLTMLIATLAALGLSALTHLDLRSLTLGMMPGGIAEMSLTAETLQLSVPLVTAMQVMRLLFVLFLAEPLFKYWNRVPDSV; encoded by the coding sequence ATGTCTGATCGAACACCCTTCAAAGCCTGGTGGGGAACTCCGCTGGTCGGTCTGCTGGGCGGTTACCTGGCCAGCCAGATCGGCTGGCCACTGCCGTGGATGGTCGGCTCGTTGCTGGCGATCATCCTGGTGCGCTGCCTGACACCCTGGCAATTGGCGGAAATCCCTGGCGGCCGCAAGTGCGGCCAGTGGATTGTCGGCATCGGCATCGGCCTGCACTTCACCCCGGTGGTGATGGAGCAGGTCCTGAGCCACTTCGGTCTGATCTTCTTCGGTGCGTTGGTTACCAGCCTGTCGGCCGTAGTCGGGGTCTGGTTGATGCGGCGCACCGGTGAAGATCGCGCCACCGCGTTCTTTTCCAGCATGCCCGGCGGCTCCGGGGAGATGGTCAACCTCGGCGCGCGTAACGGCGCGGTGCTCAGTCGTGTTGCGGCGGGGCAAAGTCTGCGGGTGTTGGTGGTGGTGCTGTGTGTGCCGGCGGCGTTCAAGTATTTGTTGGGTGATGGTGCACCGCTGTCCCATGCCACGGTCGTTGATTGGCGCTGGCTGGCGATTCTGTTCCCGGCGGGCGCCCTCGCCGCCTGGCTATGGGAGCGTCTGCGGCAACCCAATCCGTGGTTGTTCGGACCGTTGTTGGTGAGTGCGGCGGTGAGCATTGGTTGGGACCTGCACATCGGTTTGCCCAACGGCGGCAGCCAGATCGGCCAATGGCTGATTGGCAGCGGGTTGGGGTGTCACTTCAATCGGCAGTTTTTCCGGCGTGCGCCTTCTTTTATGGGACGAACCTTGATCGGCACGGTGCTGACTATGTTGATCGCCACGCTGGCGGCATTGGGGTTGAGTGCGCTGACGCATTTGGATTTGCGTTCGCTGACCTTGGGCATGATGCCCGGCGGGATTGCGGAGATGAGCCTGACGGCAGAGACGTTGCAATTGTCGGTGCCGCTGGTGACGGCGATGCAGGTGATGCGGCTGTTGTTTGTATTGTTTCTGGCGGAGCCGTTGTTCAAGTATTGGAATCGGGTGCCGGATTCTGTCTGA
- a CDS encoding DUF7079 family protein — translation MTDEERSYVYWALSDAFVDTEVDYEAIARQTEDYDPEEIKRILYHEVAPICHTNLETVIPIIWSAFNLDNLKADIQKSLQARENSYLRRQKDKLLIRWLEFRYKYIWQEISKNYRK, via the coding sequence ATGACTGACGAGGAACGTTCCTATGTCTACTGGGCTCTATCCGACGCGTTTGTTGACACAGAGGTTGACTATGAAGCCATTGCACGCCAAACCGAAGATTACGACCCAGAAGAGATCAAAAGAATTCTTTATCATGAGGTGGCACCGATCTGCCATACAAATCTTGAGACAGTAATTCCCATAATATGGTCAGCCTTCAATTTAGATAACTTGAAGGCCGATATCCAGAAATCGCTGCAAGCCAGAGAAAACAGTTACTTGCGACGACAGAAAGACAAACTACTCATACGCTGGCTTGAGTTTCGATACAAATATATATGGCAAGAGATATCCAAAAACTACCGAAAATAA
- the ung gene encoding uracil-DNA glycosylase, translating to MTADDRIKLEPSWKEALRAEFDQPYMAELRNFLQEERAAGKEIYPPGPMIFNALNSTPLDKVKVVILGQDPYHGPGQAHGLCFSVQPGVPAPPSLVNIYKELKRDLNIDIPPHGCLQSWADQGVLMINTTMTVERANANAHAGKGWQHFTDRIIEVVSEHQPHLVFLLWGAHAQSKQKLIDATKHLVLTSVHPSPLSAYRGFLGCGHFSRTNKYLEQNGETPIEWRLPPV from the coding sequence ATGACTGCTGACGACCGTATCAAACTCGAACCGAGCTGGAAGGAGGCACTGCGTGCCGAATTCGACCAGCCCTACATGGCAGAGTTGCGCAACTTCCTGCAAGAGGAGCGCGCGGCGGGCAAGGAAATCTACCCTCCAGGACCGATGATTTTCAACGCGCTCAACTCGACGCCGCTGGATAAAGTCAAAGTCGTCATCCTCGGCCAGGACCCGTACCACGGACCGGGGCAGGCCCATGGCTTGTGCTTCTCGGTGCAACCGGGCGTACCGGCGCCGCCGTCGCTGGTGAACATCTATAAAGAGTTGAAACGCGATCTGAACATCGACATCCCGCCCCACGGTTGCCTGCAAAGCTGGGCTGACCAGGGCGTGCTGATGATCAACACCACCATGACCGTGGAACGCGCCAACGCCAACGCCCATGCGGGCAAAGGCTGGCAACACTTTACCGATCGGATTATCGAAGTGGTCAGCGAACACCAGCCACATCTGGTGTTCCTGCTGTGGGGCGCGCATGCCCAGAGCAAGCAGAAACTGATCGATGCCACCAAGCATCTGGTGCTGACGTCGGTGCATCCGTCACCGCTGTCCGCCTATCGTGGCTTTCTCGGGTGCGGGCACTTCAGTCGAACCAATAAGTATCTGGAGCAGAATGGCGAGACACCGATCGAATGGCGATTGCCGCCAGTTTGA
- a CDS encoding tripartite tricarboxylate transporter TctB family protein yields MLLQRIFASVLLLACLSLVLMAWPYQAPFSYEPIGPRAFPLLMLGLMGLGLVYMVYRPSPIKHTDEDPPMDRETLNKIGLCVLLLLIFAGLFEPLGFILSSMLIGIPMARLYGGRWLPSVVIISLMSIGLYLLFDKVMDVPLPLGLLDVLEN; encoded by the coding sequence ATGCTCTTACAACGCATTTTTGCTTCGGTGCTGTTGCTGGCCTGTCTCAGTCTGGTGCTGATGGCCTGGCCCTACCAGGCGCCTTTTTCCTACGAACCGATCGGACCACGGGCCTTCCCCCTGTTGATGCTGGGGCTGATGGGGCTGGGGCTGGTTTACATGGTGTATCGCCCTTCGCCGATCAAACACACCGATGAAGATCCGCCGATGGATCGCGAAACCCTGAACAAGATTGGCCTTTGCGTACTGTTGTTGCTGATCTTTGCCGGGCTGTTCGAACCACTGGGTTTCATCCTCAGCAGCATGCTGATTGGCATTCCGATGGCGCGCCTGTACGGCGGACGCTGGTTGCCGAGCGTGGTGATCATCAGCCTGATGAGTATCGGTCTGTACCTGCTGTTCGACAAAGTCATGGACGTGCCACTGCCTCTGGGCCTGCTCGACGTTCTGGAGAACTGA
- a CDS encoding enoyl-CoA hydratase/isomerase family protein: MNLHFEELTGTDGARIGVASLDAEKSLNALSLPMINALRDQLDAWAKEPQIVCVVLRGNGAKAFCAGGEVRSLVEACRSHPGEVPPLAAHFFAAEYRLDFNLHTYPKPLICWGHGYVLGGGMGLLQGAGIRIVTPSSRLAMPEISIGLYPDVGASWFLSRLPGKLGLFLGLTGAHMNGRDAIDLDLADRFLLDEQQGELMEGLLQLNWQEQTPMQLNSLLKALQQEALAQMPEAQWLPRRQQIDELLDVSDVRCAWKAISQLRDNTDLLLSRAAKTMSEGSPLTAHLVWEQIARARHMSLAQVFQMEYTMSLNCCRHPEFSEGVRARLIDKDQKPHWHWPDISNLPDAVVDAHFHKAWEGRHPLADL, translated from the coding sequence ATGAATCTGCACTTCGAAGAACTCACTGGCACCGACGGCGCACGCATCGGAGTCGCCAGCCTGGATGCCGAAAAGTCCCTCAATGCCCTGTCCTTGCCGATGATCAACGCCTTGCGCGATCAACTGGACGCCTGGGCCAAAGAGCCGCAAATCGTCTGCGTCGTGTTGCGCGGCAACGGTGCCAAAGCCTTTTGCGCTGGTGGAGAAGTCCGCAGCCTGGTGGAAGCCTGTCGCTCCCATCCCGGCGAAGTGCCGCCGCTGGCCGCGCATTTCTTTGCGGCGGAATATCGCCTGGACTTCAATCTGCACACTTACCCTAAACCGCTGATCTGCTGGGGGCATGGCTATGTGCTCGGCGGCGGCATGGGGCTGCTGCAAGGGGCGGGCATTAGAATTGTTACGCCGAGCAGCCGCCTGGCGATGCCGGAGATCAGTATCGGTTTGTACCCGGACGTCGGGGCCAGTTGGTTTCTGTCTCGCCTGCCCGGCAAGCTCGGATTGTTTCTCGGCCTGACCGGCGCCCATATGAACGGTCGCGATGCGATCGATCTCGACCTGGCCGACCGTTTCCTGCTCGATGAACAGCAGGGAGAGCTGATGGAAGGCCTGCTGCAGTTGAACTGGCAGGAACAGACGCCGATGCAGCTCAACAGCCTGCTCAAGGCCTTGCAGCAGGAAGCGCTCGCGCAAATGCCCGAAGCCCAGTGGTTACCGCGACGCCAGCAGATCGATGAGCTGCTGGATGTCAGCGACGTGCGCTGCGCCTGGAAAGCCATCAGCCAGCTGCGCGACAACACGGATCTGCTGCTCAGCCGTGCGGCGAAAACCATGAGCGAGGGCTCGCCCCTGACCGCTCATCTGGTATGGGAACAGATCGCCCGCGCCCGGCACATGTCGCTGGCTCAAGTCTTTCAGATGGAATACACCATGAGCCTCAACTGTTGCCGTCATCCGGAGTTCAGCGAAGGTGTGCGCGCACGGTTGATCGACAAGGATCAAAAACCGCATTGGCACTGGCCAGACATCAGTAATCTGCCGGATGCAGTGGTAGACGCGCATTTCCACAAGGCCTGGGAAGGCCGGCATCCTCTGGCCGATTTGTAG
- a CDS encoding tripartite tricarboxylate transporter permease translates to MDTLGYLSHGFGVALTPYNLVTALSGTLIGTVVGLLPGLGPINGVALLIPIAFALGLPPESALILLAAVYLGCEYGGRISSILLNIPGEASTVMTTLDGYPMARQGMAGVALSLSAWSSFIGAFIATCGMVVFAPILAKWAIAFGPAEYFVLMVFAIVCLGGMAGDRPLKTFIAALIGLFLSTVGIDANSGVYRFTGDNIHLTDGIQFVVLVLGLFSISEILLLLEKTHRGQEAFQATGRMMFNFKEAASVFWVNMRCGVLGFIMGVLPGAGATLASAVAYMTEKRIAGPSGKFGQGDKRGLAAPETAIGAEACGALVPMLTLGVPGSGTTAVMIGALSLYNITPGPLLFQQQPDIVWGLIASLFVANIMLVILNIPMIRIFTRILAVPNWALVPMIAIITAIGVFAVHATTFDLFLMIGIGIFGYILRKLDFPLSPVLLGFILGGLMEQNLRRALSISNGSLEILWSSGITMGVWALIAVMLLVPILRIWRKRSVARRVIADV, encoded by the coding sequence ATGGATACGCTTGGTTATTTGAGTCACGGCTTCGGCGTCGCATTGACCCCTTACAACCTGGTGACCGCACTCAGCGGCACGCTGATCGGCACCGTCGTCGGACTGCTCCCCGGCCTGGGTCCGATCAACGGCGTGGCGTTGCTGATCCCGATCGCCTTCGCTCTCGGCCTGCCACCGGAGTCGGCGTTGATCCTGCTGGCCGCGGTTTATCTGGGTTGCGAGTACGGCGGCCGGATCAGTTCGATTCTGCTGAACATTCCGGGCGAAGCCTCCACGGTGATGACCACCCTCGACGGCTACCCGATGGCCCGTCAGGGGATGGCCGGGGTTGCGTTATCGCTTTCGGCGTGGAGTTCCTTCATCGGCGCTTTCATTGCGACCTGCGGGATGGTGGTGTTCGCACCGATTCTGGCGAAATGGGCGATTGCCTTCGGTCCGGCGGAATATTTCGTACTGATGGTGTTCGCGATTGTCTGCCTCGGCGGCATGGCGGGTGATCGACCGCTCAAGACGTTTATTGCGGCGCTGATCGGTCTGTTCCTGTCGACGGTCGGCATTGATGCCAACAGTGGTGTCTACCGCTTTACCGGTGACAACATCCACCTCACCGATGGCATTCAGTTTGTGGTGCTGGTGCTGGGCCTGTTCTCGATCAGTGAAATCCTCCTGCTGCTGGAAAAAACCCACCGTGGCCAGGAAGCGTTCCAAGCCACCGGCCGGATGATGTTCAACTTTAAGGAGGCCGCGTCGGTGTTCTGGGTGAACATGCGTTGCGGTGTGCTCGGCTTCATCATGGGCGTGCTGCCCGGTGCCGGCGCGACACTGGCCAGCGCCGTGGCTTACATGACCGAGAAACGTATCGCGGGCCCAAGCGGAAAATTCGGACAAGGCGACAAGCGTGGTCTCGCCGCTCCGGAAACCGCCATCGGCGCTGAAGCCTGCGGCGCTCTGGTGCCAATGCTGACGCTGGGTGTTCCGGGCTCGGGCACGACAGCGGTGATGATCGGCGCACTGTCGCTGTACAACATCACCCCTGGCCCTCTGCTGTTTCAACAGCAACCGGACATCGTCTGGGGCCTGATCGCTTCGCTGTTTGTCGCCAACATCATGTTGGTCATCCTCAACATTCCAATGATCCGCATCTTCACCCGCATCCTCGCCGTGCCGAACTGGGCGCTGGTGCCGATGATCGCGATCATTACCGCCATCGGCGTTTTCGCGGTGCACGCCACCACCTTCGACCTGTTCCTGATGATCGGCATCGGCATCTTCGGCTACATTCTGCGTAAGCTGGATTTTCCGTTATCCCCCGTTCTGCTGGGCTTCATCCTCGGAGGCTTGATGGAACAGAACCTGCGCCGAGCCTTGTCGATCTCCAACGGTTCACTGGAGATTCTCTGGTCCAGCGGGATCACCATGGGTGTCTGGGCGTTGATCGCCGTGATGCTGCTGGTGCCGATCCTGCGAATCTGGCGCAAACGTTCGGTCGCCCGGCGCGTTATCGCCGATGTCTGA
- the tnpB gene encoding IS66 family insertion sequence element accessory protein TnpB (TnpB, as the term is used for proteins encoded by IS66 family insertion elements, is considered an accessory protein, since TnpC, encoded by a neighboring gene, is a DDE family transposase.) — translation MMRPNASVEKVYLYPKPVDFRKSIDGLAALVELDIKVAVFDPVLFVFLNRHRNRVKVLYWERNGFCLWLKRLESERFKLSPDEVDEAIVLTVQELNWLLDGFDLWRNRPHKVLTPRFVA, via the coding sequence ATGATGCGTCCCAATGCCAGCGTTGAAAAAGTGTACCTCTACCCGAAGCCTGTAGATTTTCGAAAGTCCATCGACGGCCTGGCTGCATTGGTCGAACTGGACATCAAAGTTGCGGTGTTCGACCCCGTGCTTTTCGTCTTTCTAAATCGCCACCGCAACCGCGTCAAAGTGTTGTACTGGGAGCGCAACGGCTTCTGCCTTTGGCTCAAGCGCCTGGAGTCTGAACGTTTCAAACTTTCCCCTGATGAGGTCGACGAGGCGATCGTGCTGACTGTCCAGGAATTAAACTGGTTACTGGATGGCTTTGATCTCTGGCGCAATCGTCCTCATAAGGTTTTAACGCCAAGATTCGTCGCCTGA
- a CDS encoding cysteine-rich CWC family protein, with product MNKPDFCPACGASNDCTLADPRTADRACWCYGVSIDPAVLEALPPELRDKSCLCPRCAQVEAQL from the coding sequence ATGAATAAGCCAGATTTCTGCCCGGCGTGCGGCGCCTCCAATGACTGCACTCTGGCCGACCCGCGAACTGCCGATCGGGCCTGCTGGTGCTACGGCGTCAGCATCGACCCGGCGGTACTCGAAGCGCTGCCGCCCGAACTGCGCGACAAATCCTGTTTGTGCCCACGCTGCGCGCAAGTCGAGGCGCAGCTGTAA
- a CDS encoding class I SAM-dependent methyltransferase, with protein sequence MTQNIYDDPEFFQGYSQMARSIAGLDAAPEWPSLKAMLPPMKGLKVVDLGCGYGWFCRWASDQGADSVLGLDVSEKMLEQARNTTSATNIQYAHADLEQLALPAASFDLAYSSLALHYIKDLPGLFAKIHAALKPGSRFVFSIEHPIFMAPRNPGWLIDSEGNKRWPVDSYQLEGERVTNWLAEGVIKQHRTIGTLLNTLIGADFRIQHVNEWGPTNAEMAAQPALAEERERPMMMLISVQR encoded by the coding sequence ATGACTCAAAACATCTACGACGACCCAGAATTTTTCCAGGGCTACAGCCAGATGGCCCGCTCCATTGCCGGCCTCGACGCAGCACCGGAATGGCCTTCGCTCAAGGCAATGCTGCCACCCATGAAAGGCCTGAAGGTGGTCGACCTCGGCTGCGGTTACGGCTGGTTCTGCCGCTGGGCCAGTGATCAAGGTGCCGATAGCGTGCTCGGCCTGGACGTCTCGGAAAAAATGCTGGAGCAGGCTCGCAACACTACGTCGGCGACGAATATCCAATACGCCCATGCCGATCTGGAACAACTCGCTTTACCCGCAGCCAGTTTCGACCTCGCCTATAGCTCTCTGGCGCTGCACTACATCAAGGATCTCCCAGGACTGTTCGCCAAAATCCACGCGGCCCTTAAACCCGGTTCACGCTTCGTATTTTCTATTGAACACCCGATCTTCATGGCCCCGCGCAATCCGGGCTGGCTGATTGATAGCGAAGGTAACAAGCGCTGGCCGGTGGACAGCTATCAACTGGAAGGAGAGCGTGTGACCAACTGGTTGGCCGAAGGCGTGATCAAGCAGCACCGAACCATCGGCACCTTGCTCAATACGCTGATTGGCGCAGATTTCAGGATCCAGCATGTCAACGAATGGGGGCCGACCAATGCAGAAATGGCGGCGCAACCGGCCCTGGCCGAAGAGCGGGAGCGCCCGATGATGATGCTGATCAGCGTTCAGCGCTGA
- the tam gene encoding trans-aconitate 2-methyltransferase, giving the protein MSWSAKQYVAFEDERTRPARDLLAAIPDTDVRLAIDIGCGPGNSTELLVERFANATVRGLDSSFDMIEAARKRLPQVQFDTADIDTWNDTGPFDVIFANAVLQWVPDHAKLLPSLVARLTQGGSLAIQMPDNLNEPSHRLMREVAADGPWASKLADAAGQRTEMASASDYYSMLRPHCARVDVWRTTYHHPLAGGAAGVVEWFKGSGLRPFLAPLDDAEKAQYLKQYQAALEQAYPALADGSVLLPFPRLFIVAIR; this is encoded by the coding sequence ATGAGTTGGTCCGCCAAACAATACGTCGCTTTTGAAGATGAACGCACCCGTCCCGCCCGTGACTTGCTGGCCGCCATACCGGACACGGACGTGCGCTTGGCAATCGACATCGGTTGTGGCCCGGGTAACTCGACCGAGTTGTTGGTGGAACGCTTCGCCAACGCCACGGTGCGGGGGCTGGACAGTTCGTTCGATATGATCGAAGCCGCCCGCAAGCGCTTGCCGCAGGTGCAGTTCGACACCGCTGACATCGATACCTGGAACGATACCGGCCCGTTCGATGTGATTTTCGCCAACGCGGTATTGCAGTGGGTGCCCGATCACGCGAAGTTACTGCCTTCGCTGGTCGCCCGACTGACCCAGGGCGGTAGCCTGGCCATTCAGATGCCCGACAATCTCAATGAGCCGTCACACCGCTTGATGCGCGAAGTCGCTGCCGATGGGCCGTGGGCCAGCAAGTTGGCGGACGCCGCCGGGCAACGCACGGAAATGGCTAGCGCCAGCGATTACTACTCGATGCTGCGACCGCACTGTGCTCGAGTCGACGTGTGGCGCACTACCTACCATCACCCGCTCGCGGGTGGCGCAGCCGGTGTGGTCGAGTGGTTCAAGGGCAGCGGATTGCGGCCGTTTCTTGCTCCGCTGGATGATGCGGAAAAAGCGCAATACCTCAAGCAGTATCAAGCCGCGCTCGAGCAGGCTTACCCGGCGCTGGCCGATGGTTCGGTACTGTTGCCGTTCCCGCGGTTGTTTATCGTCGCGATCCGATAG
- a CDS encoding alpha/beta fold hydrolase codes for MRPEIAVLDIQGQYRVYTEFYRADAAEKTIILVNGSMATTASFAQTVKNLHPQFNVVCYDQPYAGRSKAHNVHEKMLTKEIEGQILLELIDHFGAEHVLSFSWGGAATLVALAQQPRRIEKAVISSFSPEINSHMLDYLERGVDYLGSRDGDRVGNLVNSTIGKHLPTLFKRFNYRHVSSLAEHEYGQMHFHISDLLHSDRQCFFKAAEKINVPVLFMNGEWDEYTAADGAQLFANHVQHATFTTLQATGHFLDMEHKAACRDSRNALLGFLKPAQHVSRPRYHYVQDQHALAI; via the coding sequence ATGAGGCCAGAAATCGCTGTGCTGGATATACAGGGTCAGTATCGGGTTTACACGGAGTTCTATCGCGCAGATGCCGCAGAGAAGACCATTATTTTGGTCAACGGCTCGATGGCCACGACTGCGTCGTTTGCACAAACCGTGAAAAACCTTCATCCGCAGTTCAATGTGGTCTGCTACGACCAGCCCTACGCGGGCAGGTCCAAAGCCCACAATGTGCACGAAAAAATGCTGACCAAGGAAATCGAAGGGCAGATCCTCCTGGAGCTGATCGACCACTTCGGGGCCGAACACGTGCTGTCGTTTTCCTGGGGTGGCGCCGCGACCCTGGTCGCCCTGGCCCAACAGCCACGACGCATCGAAAAAGCCGTGATCAGCTCGTTCTCCCCGGAGATCAACTCGCACATGCTCGATTACCTCGAGCGCGGCGTCGATTACCTCGGCAGTCGGGACGGGGACCGGGTCGGCAACCTGGTGAACAGCACCATCGGCAAACACCTGCCGACGCTGTTCAAGCGTTTCAATTATCGCCACGTCAGCTCTTTGGCCGAGCATGAATACGGGCAGATGCATTTCCACATCAGCGATCTGCTGCACAGTGATCGCCAGTGCTTTTTCAAAGCCGCGGAGAAAATCAACGTGCCGGTGCTGTTCATGAACGGCGAATGGGACGAGTACACCGCTGCCGACGGCGCTCAACTGTTCGCCAACCACGTGCAACACGCTACTTTCACCACCCTGCAGGCCACCGGCCACTTTCTCGACATGGAACACAAAGCCGCTTGCCGAGACAGCCGCAACGCACTGTTAGGTTTCCTGAAACCGGCGCAACACGTCAGCCGACCGCGTTACCACTACGTCCAGGACCAGCATGCATTGGCCATCTGA